The following proteins come from a genomic window of Hymenobacter canadensis:
- a CDS encoding carboxypeptidase-like regulatory domain-containing protein: MPQPLSLSVPQPCSESWAAMTPAAQGRHCAACAKVVIDFTTFSDAEVVALLHRTAAPCGRFREDQLQRVLRPLAEPAPRWRTWLAAAAAVLGLRELAAEQSAGQQPTAPVYTDFLTQDQRKLIRHPQPQVPADSSSQVVRGRVTDASTGEGLPGVTILIQDTRIGTSTNTDGTFELRLSQSHFPTPSTTLSISYIGYQNQAIRWDELQQLALPIELKMATQTLGEIVVTRSYYAKPWHPRSLWNRVRAPFRQ; this comes from the coding sequence ATGCCACAGCCGCTTAGCCTCTCCGTTCCGCAGCCCTGCTCCGAAAGCTGGGCCGCCATGACGCCCGCCGCCCAGGGCCGCCACTGCGCCGCCTGCGCCAAAGTCGTCATCGACTTCACCACCTTCAGCGACGCCGAGGTAGTGGCGCTGCTGCATCGCACCGCCGCCCCCTGCGGCCGTTTCCGCGAAGACCAGCTCCAGCGGGTATTGCGGCCGCTGGCCGAGCCGGCGCCGCGCTGGCGCACCTGGCTGGCCGCAGCGGCCGCCGTGCTGGGGTTGCGGGAATTGGCAGCGGAGCAAAGCGCCGGGCAGCAGCCTACGGCTCCCGTGTACACCGATTTCCTGACCCAGGACCAGCGCAAGCTTATCCGCCATCCGCAGCCTCAAGTGCCTGCCGATAGCAGCAGCCAGGTAGTGCGCGGCCGGGTCACAGATGCCAGCACCGGCGAAGGCCTGCCTGGTGTCACGATCCTCATACAGGACACACGTATCGGTACGTCAACGAATACCGATGGCACGTTTGAATTGCGCCTCTCGCAGTCCCATTTCCCCACTCCATCTACTACGTTGAGCATTTCCTACATCGGCTACCAAAATCAGGCTATCCGCTGGGATGAGCTCCAACAGCTGGCATTACCAATTGAATTGAAAATGGCTACCCAAACTCTGGGGGAAATAGTGGTAACGCGCAGTTACTATGCT
- a CDS encoding carboxypeptidase-like regulatory domain-containing protein — protein sequence MAFSVPSPCPKAWADMTPTADGRHCGSCQHEVVDFSRMTEGEVTAWLARPAAGAVCGFFRAGQFAPPAVLAPAAPRWRRWVLTSLALLSFKPLVSSCQTTAPAATAGPTPTSQTDALADAPNGQVNVRGRVLDDSTGLGVPGAEIFIGDTPYGATTDEQGNFSFVMQQKWAAVQNGTVKLRVQGSPFVFVTQQVSVAVLPAPAPLTVRLKSREGRGQIMGKIAQHDPPQKPPLK from the coding sequence ATGGCCTTCTCCGTTCCGAGCCCCTGCCCTAAAGCCTGGGCCGACATGACGCCCACCGCCGACGGCCGCCACTGCGGCAGCTGCCAGCACGAAGTCGTGGATTTCTCGCGCATGACCGAAGGCGAGGTCACGGCTTGGCTGGCGAGGCCGGCGGCGGGCGCCGTCTGCGGCTTTTTTCGGGCCGGGCAGTTTGCGCCGCCGGCCGTGCTGGCGCCGGCCGCTCCGCGCTGGCGCCGCTGGGTGCTCACGTCGCTGGCGCTGCTCAGCTTCAAGCCGCTGGTTAGCTCCTGCCAGACCACGGCCCCGGCCGCCACGGCCGGCCCCACTCCCACCTCCCAGACTGACGCTCTGGCCGACGCCCCCAACGGCCAGGTGAACGTGCGTGGCCGCGTCCTCGACGACTCCACTGGCCTGGGCGTGCCCGGCGCCGAAATCTTCATCGGCGACACGCCCTACGGCGCTACCACCGACGAGCAAGGCAATTTCAGCTTCGTGATGCAGCAGAAATGGGCGGCCGTGCAGAACGGCACCGTAAAGCTGCGTGTGCAGGGCAGCCCATTCGTGTTCGTGACGCAGCAGGTATCCGTGGCCGTGTTGCCGGCGCCCGCGCCGCTTACGGTGCGCCTGAAGTCCCGGGAGGGCCGCGGGCAGATCATGGGTAAAATTGCGCAGCACGACCCGCCCCAGAAGCCCCCGCTGAAGTAG
- a CDS encoding amino acid permease has product MSNPLPPSRLSGLFRRKSLTDILHNPPADAESHGGGGGLARHLTVRDLTALGIAAVIGAGIFSTIGNASHDGGPAVSLLFVFTAIACAFSALCYAQFAATIPVSGSAYTYAYASFGELVAWIIGWALIMEYAVGNIVVAISWSDYFTGLLSGVGWDMPIWLTMGMQSAHKHYNEVLELMQAGKPLADATATQLEGYKAWNSAPTIFGDLKLVIDLPAGLITLLITAVVYIGIKESKNASNLLVLLKLIVVATVIAVGVFYVNPDNWTPFAPNGVGGVLKGVSAVFFAYIGFDAISTTAEECKNPQRDLPRAMIYALIICTVLYVIITLVLTGMVSYTELGVGDPLAFVFQKVGLNWLAGVVAVSAIFAMASVLLVFQIGQPRIWMTMSRDGLLPPVFARVHPRFHTPSFSTIVTGFFVGVPALLLNMDLVIDLTSIGTLFAFALVCGGILVIDPHGKSDARFKVPYIDGQYLVPLVLLVGTVLLFVYNGAGIEEFRKALSSGYEEGRHYIPMLVFFVASLLLAWYSFRRHLSLLPTLGLLTNLYLMTQLGINNWLLFFGWLIIGLALYFNYGYKHSKLGLKKAV; this is encoded by the coding sequence TTGTCTAATCCGCTACCTCCCTCACGTCTCAGCGGCCTGTTCCGCCGCAAAAGCCTCACCGACATCCTGCACAACCCGCCTGCCGACGCCGAAAGCCACGGCGGGGGCGGGGGCCTGGCGCGCCACCTCACCGTCCGCGACCTGACGGCACTGGGCATTGCGGCCGTCATCGGGGCTGGTATTTTCAGCACCATCGGCAATGCCTCGCACGACGGCGGGCCGGCCGTTTCGCTGCTGTTTGTATTTACGGCCATTGCCTGCGCGTTTTCGGCGCTGTGCTACGCACAGTTTGCCGCCACCATCCCGGTCAGCGGCTCGGCCTACACCTACGCCTATGCCTCGTTTGGCGAGCTGGTGGCCTGGATCATCGGCTGGGCGCTCATCATGGAATATGCCGTCGGCAACATTGTGGTGGCTATTTCTTGGTCGGACTACTTCACTGGCCTGCTCTCGGGCGTGGGCTGGGACATGCCTATCTGGCTCACAATGGGCATGCAAAGCGCCCATAAGCACTACAACGAAGTGCTGGAGCTGATGCAGGCCGGCAAGCCCCTCGCCGACGCCACCGCCACGCAGCTGGAAGGCTACAAGGCCTGGAACTCGGCGCCCACCATCTTCGGCGACCTGAAGCTGGTAATTGACCTGCCCGCCGGCCTCATCACGCTGCTCATCACAGCCGTGGTGTACATCGGCATCAAGGAATCCAAGAACGCCTCCAACCTGCTGGTGCTGCTCAAGCTGATTGTGGTAGCCACGGTTATTGCGGTGGGCGTGTTCTATGTGAACCCCGACAACTGGACCCCATTTGCGCCCAACGGCGTGGGTGGCGTGCTCAAAGGCGTGTCAGCGGTGTTCTTCGCCTACATCGGCTTCGATGCCATCAGCACCACCGCCGAGGAGTGCAAAAACCCGCAGCGCGACCTGCCCCGGGCCATGATTTACGCCCTCATCATCTGCACCGTGCTCTACGTTATCATCACGCTGGTGCTCACTGGCATGGTGAGCTACACCGAGCTGGGCGTGGGCGACCCGCTGGCCTTCGTGTTTCAGAAAGTGGGCCTGAACTGGCTGGCGGGCGTGGTGGCCGTGTCGGCCATTTTTGCCATGGCCTCGGTGCTGCTGGTGTTCCAGATCGGGCAGCCCCGCATCTGGATGACCATGAGCCGCGACGGGCTGCTGCCGCCAGTGTTTGCCCGGGTGCACCCGCGCTTCCACACGCCGTCGTTCAGCACCATCGTCACGGGCTTTTTTGTGGGCGTGCCGGCACTGCTGCTCAACATGGACCTCGTGATTGACCTGACCAGCATCGGGACGCTGTTTGCCTTCGCGCTGGTGTGCGGCGGCATCCTCGTGATTGATCCGCACGGCAAGTCCGATGCCCGCTTCAAGGTGCCCTACATCGACGGGCAGTATCTGGTGCCGCTGGTGCTGCTGGTGGGAACCGTGCTGCTATTTGTGTACAATGGCGCTGGTATTGAGGAGTTCCGCAAGGCTCTGAGCAGTGGCTATGAGGAAGGCCGCCACTACATCCCGATGTTGGTATTTTTCGTGGCTAGCTTGCTGCTGGCGTGGTATTCGTTCCGCCGGCACCTCTCGTTGCTGCCTACTCTGGGTTTGCTCACCAACCTCTACCTGATGACTCAGCTCGGCATCAACAACTGGCTGCTGTTCTTCGGCTGGCTGATTATCGGCTTGGCTTTGTACTTCAACTACGGCTACAAGCACAGCAAGCTGGGGCTGAAAAAGGCCGTTTAG
- a CDS encoding DUF3320 domain-containing protein — translation MHSISDSSVAAISIAARLEASRQELLDLGMRNPLLNFRLSKAQGVAVVREESAQVLDILVRQGKTMYFSAAPEPARKKPQPQTDAISGAEATKVPDAEPAASPATATQPNEATAEVASSLEDYLEDHPPVELSEAEQKALLTDNKLQTAEPLARLETRLLNTYYTARTSLEETGVNILYLALGQLSWYEAESSPEPRRAPLVLVPVVLERGTVGERFKITYSGAEVEGNLSLQARLKADFGILLPLPDPDNQPLPEYFEAVRAALAGRSRWSVEADAVALSFFSFSKLMLYRDLDPSTWPTSADGTSELLTHPAIRSLLDQEAGFDDAPPSVGEGAFLDTDSPAHELHQVLDADSSQLLALLAVQEGRNLVIQGPPGTGKSQTIANLLAEAIGAGKKVLFVAEKMAALEVVKRRLDALGLGAACLELHSNKANKKSLHDELRATLALGRPAASTVLDEQIAQLPPLREQLNRYALAVNAPLGRSRRTAQQVAGALLALREEVGTQLLPRPPFADLVTWTDADATRAEVLAGRLQATLQKIGPPPQLLFWGSGLTMLLPADQEALVARLTAARQTVEELAHTSTALAALLGGVPAPPDAAAVAAFRPVAEQAHREAESAHQLAAVTAVEALQTAASGLARLLQAPKPTGRTTAEPLINLARQRHGEALVAHSGEAEAAIGAVQTASAEIAWLLGVPTPPDYTTATALLPLAEHAALAPPLPGVAVADAFWQQPNSPLPAAQQAAATLNDLRQRHAATLLPEAWDQDLAAERAVLLTTGSKWWRFLSGDYRRARRRLQQLWRQPLPGSAAEVMAVIDDIHEAARHNRNLQEVSPLAGRLFGASWQAEASDWPSLLRVADYLTHTHQLLTRQQLPAAILPYLAANPEAAALSEPLATLKAALHRHQQAVRQAVAACQPSADRPQSLTNHLPEASFAVQAAALAAWATATPRADDITAQVSACTVALQQLSQVEQAIGKAVPGPSLFGLPPDWGQQPFTIQAELLRTWLAATPLPAALAAAAQAVETALADQQRAVPALAATLALDETRRFGEAGPLVAQPLPAQAALLAAWAADVPALQMALEWNNVAAVVRTEGRPELLPLAETWPAAAQYLVATVRQTWLEYLQRLAYNQFPALPQFERAGHEDVAAQFRAADRASLHHNRTRAMTRHFDNLPNPLLPTAGGQMSILKNEFAKKTRHLPIRQLMQRAGRVVQAIKPVFMMSPLSVASFLPPGAVEFDLVVFDEASQVKPVDALGAVARGRKLVVVGDSKQLPPTSFFDSLTGTGEAADEENVTADIQSILELCKARQMPERMLRWHYRSLHQSLIAASNHLFYEDKLVIFPSPGGKGQLGLLYHHLPETHYERGTTRTNPLEAQAVAAAVLHHARTTPKLTLGVVAFSTVQRQAIQDALEVLRRQHPETEVFFAAHRHEPFFIKNLENVQGDERDVILISIGYGRTKDGYLSMSFGPLNGEGGERRLNVLITRAKQRCEVFTNLTADDLDLSRTRARGVAALKTFLNFAQHGRLNQNEETGREMESPFEEAVYRALSARGYQLRPQIGSQGFYLDLAVVDPEQPGRYVLGIECDGAMYHSARSARDRDRLRQQVLEAVGWRLHRIWSTDWFRDPARETERAVQAIEEARRLAALDEPDEPDEVLLPEPVELAREEPIAPDSNPAVVPYQVALLPDTIRQQELHQYSLGQVVNWLNVVVGVESPIHIEEATRRLANASGASQVGARLRKVGRDAALLALNLHYLRREGDFLWAPAMQHPALRDRSQLPAISRKLLYVAPEELALALRTVVEQSFALPREAVFLPAVRLLGFARLSEEMRQQLEPVLAGLLERGELVEVNGILKPIS, via the coding sequence ATGCATTCGATTTCTGATTCATCTGTAGCTGCCATTTCCATTGCTGCCCGCCTCGAAGCCTCCCGCCAGGAGCTGCTCGACCTGGGGATGCGCAACCCGCTGCTCAATTTCCGCCTCTCCAAGGCCCAGGGCGTGGCCGTAGTGCGCGAAGAATCAGCGCAGGTGCTCGATATTCTGGTGCGCCAGGGCAAAACTATGTACTTCTCGGCCGCCCCCGAGCCGGCCCGAAAAAAGCCGCAGCCGCAGACTGACGCAATATCCGGCGCGGAAGCCACCAAGGTTCCTGATGCGGAGCCAGCCGCCTCGCCAGCAACTGCCACCCAACCCAACGAAGCTACGGCGGAAGTGGCTTCGTCGCTGGAGGACTACCTGGAAGATCATCCGCCGGTAGAGCTGTCTGAGGCCGAGCAGAAGGCGCTGCTGACCGATAACAAGCTGCAGACCGCCGAGCCGCTGGCCCGGCTGGAAACCCGCCTGCTCAATACCTACTACACGGCCCGCACCAGCCTGGAGGAAACCGGCGTCAATATCCTGTACCTGGCTCTGGGCCAACTCAGCTGGTACGAGGCCGAGAGCAGCCCGGAGCCGCGCCGGGCTCCGCTGGTGCTGGTGCCGGTGGTGCTGGAGCGCGGCACTGTGGGCGAGCGTTTTAAGATCACCTACTCGGGCGCCGAGGTGGAAGGCAACCTGAGCCTGCAGGCCCGCCTGAAGGCCGATTTCGGCATCCTGCTGCCCTTGCCCGACCCCGATAACCAGCCGCTGCCCGAGTATTTCGAGGCGGTACGGGCGGCCCTGGCCGGGCGCAGCCGCTGGAGCGTGGAAGCCGATGCCGTGGCGCTGAGCTTCTTCTCCTTCAGCAAGCTGATGCTCTACCGCGACCTGGACCCCAGCACTTGGCCCACCAGCGCCGACGGTACCTCCGAGCTGCTGACGCACCCGGCCATCCGCTCGCTCCTCGACCAGGAAGCCGGCTTCGATGACGCGCCACCCAGCGTGGGCGAAGGGGCGTTTCTGGATACCGACAGCCCGGCCCACGAGCTGCACCAAGTGCTCGATGCCGACTCCTCGCAACTGCTGGCGCTGCTGGCCGTGCAGGAAGGCCGCAACCTCGTCATTCAGGGTCCGCCCGGCACTGGGAAGTCGCAGACCATTGCCAACCTGCTGGCCGAGGCCATTGGTGCGGGCAAGAAAGTGCTGTTTGTAGCCGAGAAGATGGCGGCTCTGGAAGTAGTTAAGCGCCGCCTCGACGCGCTGGGGCTAGGCGCCGCCTGCCTGGAGCTGCACAGCAACAAGGCCAACAAGAAAAGCCTCCACGACGAATTGCGCGCTACCCTGGCCCTGGGCCGCCCGGCTGCGTCCACCGTACTGGATGAGCAGATTGCGCAGCTGCCGCCGTTGCGCGAGCAGCTGAACCGCTACGCGCTGGCTGTGAATGCCCCTCTGGGCCGCAGCCGCCGCACCGCACAGCAAGTGGCCGGGGCGTTGCTGGCCCTGCGCGAGGAAGTGGGCACGCAGCTGCTGCCGCGCCCGCCCTTCGCTGACCTCGTCACCTGGACCGACGCCGACGCCACCCGCGCCGAGGTGCTGGCTGGCCGCCTGCAGGCCACCCTGCAGAAAATCGGGCCGCCCCCGCAGCTGCTGTTCTGGGGCTCCGGCCTCACCATGCTGCTGCCTGCCGACCAGGAGGCGCTGGTGGCGCGCCTGACCGCTGCCCGCCAGACCGTAGAGGAATTGGCGCATACCAGCACCGCGCTGGCCGCGCTGCTGGGGGGCGTGCCCGCGCCGCCCGATGCCGCCGCTGTGGCGGCGTTTCGGCCCGTGGCAGAGCAGGCGCACCGGGAAGCCGAATCTGCCCACCAGTTGGCAGCTGTGACAGCCGTAGAAGCTTTACAGACTGCCGCCTCCGGGCTGGCCCGCCTGTTGCAGGCACCGAAACCCACTGGCCGGACCACCGCCGAACCCCTGATAAACCTGGCCCGGCAGCGGCACGGCGAAGCACTGGTAGCCCATTCGGGTGAGGCCGAAGCGGCCATTGGCGCGGTGCAGACGGCATCCGCTGAAATAGCCTGGCTGCTGGGCGTACCCACCCCGCCCGACTACACCACGGCCACTGCGCTGCTGCCCCTGGCCGAGCATGCCGCGTTGGCTCCGCCCTTGCCCGGTGTGGCCGTTGCCGACGCCTTCTGGCAGCAGCCCAACAGCCCGCTGCCCGCCGCCCAACAGGCCGCCGCCACCCTCAACGACCTGCGCCAGCGCCACGCGGCCACGTTGCTGCCCGAAGCCTGGGACCAAGATCTGGCCGCCGAGCGGGCCGTGCTGCTGACCACCGGCAGCAAGTGGTGGCGCTTTTTGAGCGGCGACTACCGCCGCGCCCGCCGCCGCCTGCAGCAGCTGTGGCGGCAGCCCCTGCCCGGTTCGGCCGCCGAGGTTATGGCCGTTATCGATGATATCCACGAGGCTGCCCGCCACAACCGGAATCTGCAGGAAGTCAGTCCACTGGCTGGCCGGTTGTTTGGTGCGAGCTGGCAAGCCGAAGCCTCTGACTGGCCGTCCCTGCTGCGTGTCGCCGACTATCTTACCCACACGCACCAGCTGCTGACCCGGCAGCAACTGCCCGCTGCCATCCTGCCTTATCTGGCTGCCAACCCGGAGGCCGCCGCACTGAGTGAGCCGCTGGCAACTCTGAAAGCGGCCCTGCACCGGCACCAGCAGGCGGTGCGGCAAGCCGTAGCCGCGTGCCAGCCATCAGCCGATCGGCCGCAAAGTCTCACGAATCATCTGCCCGAAGCTTCATTTGCCGTGCAGGCAGCTGCGTTGGCTGCCTGGGCAACCGCTACGCCCCGCGCCGATGATATTACCGCACAGGTATCCGCCTGCACCGTTGCTTTGCAACAACTGAGTCAAGTAGAGCAGGCAATAGGGAAGGCAGTGCCCGGTCCATCGTTGTTCGGGCTGCCGCCTGACTGGGGGCAGCAGCCCTTCACCATCCAAGCGGAGCTGCTCCGCACGTGGTTGGCAGCCACGCCGCTGCCTGCTGCACTGGCCGCTGCCGCGCAGGCTGTGGAAACTGCCCTGGCTGATCAGCAACGGGCTGTTCCGGCGTTGGCGGCGACGTTGGCGCTGGACGAAACCCGCCGCTTTGGCGAGGCTGGCCCGCTGGTAGCGCAGCCACTGCCGGCCCAGGCCGCGTTGCTGGCCGCCTGGGCTGCCGACGTGCCGGCTTTGCAGATGGCGCTGGAGTGGAACAACGTGGCCGCCGTGGTTCGTACGGAAGGCCGGCCGGAGCTACTGCCCCTGGCCGAAACCTGGCCCGCCGCTGCGCAGTATCTGGTGGCAACGGTGCGGCAAACCTGGCTGGAATATCTGCAGCGACTGGCTTACAACCAGTTCCCGGCGCTGCCGCAGTTCGAGCGGGCCGGGCACGAGGACGTGGCCGCGCAGTTCCGCGCAGCCGACCGCGCCAGCCTGCACCATAACCGAACCCGCGCCATGACGCGGCACTTCGACAACCTGCCCAACCCGCTGCTGCCCACGGCCGGCGGCCAGATGAGCATCCTCAAAAACGAGTTTGCCAAAAAGACCCGCCACCTGCCCATTCGCCAGCTGATGCAGCGGGCCGGGCGGGTGGTGCAGGCCATCAAGCCGGTGTTCATGATGTCGCCGCTGTCGGTGGCCAGCTTCCTGCCGCCCGGCGCCGTGGAGTTCGATCTGGTAGTGTTCGATGAAGCCTCGCAGGTGAAGCCCGTGGATGCGCTGGGTGCGGTGGCGCGGGGCCGGAAACTGGTGGTGGTCGGTGACTCCAAGCAGCTGCCGCCTACCTCGTTCTTCGACTCGCTGACCGGCACCGGTGAGGCCGCCGACGAGGAAAACGTGACGGCCGACATCCAGAGTATTCTCGAGCTGTGCAAGGCCCGCCAGATGCCCGAGCGGATGCTGCGCTGGCACTACCGCAGCCTGCACCAGTCACTGATTGCGGCTTCCAACCACCTGTTTTATGAGGATAAGCTGGTGATTTTCCCCAGCCCCGGCGGCAAGGGCCAGCTCGGGTTGCTTTACCACCATCTGCCCGAAACGCACTACGAACGGGGTACCACCCGCACCAACCCGCTGGAGGCGCAGGCCGTGGCCGCCGCTGTCCTTCACCACGCCCGCACTACGCCCAAACTCACGCTGGGCGTGGTGGCGTTCAGTACGGTGCAGCGGCAGGCCATCCAGGATGCGCTGGAAGTGCTGCGCCGCCAGCACCCCGAAACCGAGGTTTTCTTTGCCGCTCACCGCCACGAGCCGTTCTTCATCAAGAACCTGGAGAACGTGCAGGGCGACGAGCGTGACGTGATTCTGATCAGCATCGGCTACGGGCGCACCAAAGACGGCTACCTGAGCATGAGCTTCGGGCCGCTGAACGGGGAGGGCGGCGAGCGGCGCCTCAACGTGCTGATTACCCGCGCCAAGCAGCGCTGCGAAGTCTTTACTAACCTCACGGCCGACGACCTGGACCTGAGCCGGACCCGCGCCCGGGGCGTGGCGGCGCTGAAGACGTTCCTCAACTTCGCCCAGCACGGCCGCCTCAACCAGAACGAGGAAACCGGCCGCGAAATGGAGTCGCCGTTCGAGGAAGCTGTATACCGCGCCCTCTCGGCCCGCGGCTACCAGCTGCGCCCCCAGATCGGCAGCCAGGGCTTCTACCTCGATCTGGCCGTAGTCGACCCCGAGCAGCCGGGCCGCTACGTGCTGGGCATTGAGTGCGACGGGGCCATGTACCACTCGGCGCGCTCGGCCCGCGACCGGGACCGGCTGCGCCAGCAGGTGCTGGAGGCCGTGGGCTGGCGCCTGCACCGCATCTGGAGCACCGACTGGTTCCGGGACCCGGCGCGGGAAACCGAGCGGGCCGTGCAGGCCATCGAAGAAGCCCGCCGCCTAGCTGCCCTCGATGAGCCCGACGAACCCGACGAAGTACTGCTGCCCGAGCCAGTTGAGTTGGCGCGGGAAGAGCCGATTGCGCCCGACAGCAACCCGGCCGTGGTGCCCTACCAGGTGGCGCTGCTGCCCGATACCATCCGGCAGCAGGAGCTGCACCAGTACAGTCTGGGCCAGGTGGTGAACTGGCTGAATGTGGTGGTAGGCGTGGAAAGCCCTATTCATATCGAGGAGGCCACCCGGCGGCTGGCCAACGCCAGCGGAGCCAGCCAGGTAGGCGCCCGCCTGCGCAAAGTGGGCCGGGATGCTGCCCTGCTGGCTCTGAACCTGCACTACCTGCGCCGGGAAGGCGACTTCCTCTGGGCCCCGGCTATGCAGCATCCGGCCCTGCGCGACCGGAGCCAGCTGCCGGCCATCTCGCGCAAACTTCTTTATGTGGCCCCCGAAGAGCTGGCCCTGGCTTTGCGCACGGTGGTCGAGCAAAGCTTCGCGCTGCCTCGGGAGGCAGTGTTTCTGCCAGCCGTGCGGCTACTCGGCTTCGCCCGCCTCAGCGAGGAAATGCGCCAGCAACTGGAGCCGGTGCTGGCCGGCCTACTGGAGCGGGGAGAGCTGGTGGAAGTTAATGGGATACTGAAGCCGATCAGCTAA